ACGATATTTTTATCTACCAGTCCTTCAATGCATCACCATTTAATCAGGACAAAATATGTTTATAAAAAGTTACCTTGCAATCCCTGTCAAAAAGGATGTGAATCATTAGAATGTGTTAAGGCAATCACCGCTATGGATGTTTTAGAAAAGGTTGAGGAATTATTAAATCTGTAAAATTGCCTCTTTGCTAATTAAATCCTCATAAGATTCTCTCTGACGGATAATATGATATTCTCCATTAATGACCATTACCTCAGCCACCTTAGGACGCATATTATAATTAGATGACATTGTAACTCCATAAGCCCCAACATCTAAAATAACCAGTAGCTCTCCTGCCGTAGGTTTAGGTAACACTCTATCATGGGCAAAAAAATCACCCTCTTCACATATTGGGCCAACTATATCTGCCGTTAATCCTTCTCGCTCTATATCTTCAATTACTGGTAGAATTTTATGATATGCCTTGTAGAATGCCGGTCTGATTAAATCATTCATCCCCGCATCAACGATAATAAAATGCTTATTATGTCCTTTTTTAATATGAAGTATTTTAGTTACAAGAATTCCTGACTCGCCTACAATACTTCGTCCTGGTTCTAATATTAGTTTATAATTGGTATTAGCAATTTCTGGTAAGAGCATTTTGCCAAAATCCTGGATGCTATGAATATCTTCATCATGATACCTGATACCTAAACCTCCACCAAGATTTATATACTCGATGTTAATATTTAACTCTTTAAGTTCCCGGGCTAATTTAAGAACCTTATGCATGCCTTCAAGGAATAGGTTACAATGAGTTATTTGCGAACCAATATGACAATGAATTCCTGCTACTTCAAGATTTTGTGACTTTGATGCCCGGAGATAAACCTCTTTTACCATATGGTTGCTTATTCCAAATTTACTTTTAGCCAGGCCTGTAGCAATATAATGATGAGTAAGTGGATTAATATCAGGATTGACACGAATTGCAATACGGACTTTTTTATCTTTTGCACTGGCAATTTGGCTCAATAATGAAAGTTCCTCTATTGAATCCACATTAATCATTAACAAATCATTCTCTACGGCATATTCAAGTTCTTCTCTGGTTTTACCATTACCATTGAAAACGATTTTTTGCGGCGGAATTCCTGCCTTTAATACCTTAAATAGTTCACCGCCGGAGACAACATCTGCCCCTGCCCCTTTTTGGGCTAAAATATTAAGGATAGCCAGATTAGCGTTTGCCTTACAGGCATAACAAATTAAGGTATTAGGGAAAGATTGGCGATAAGCCTCGTAATTAGAGGTTAAGACATCATAACTGTAAAGATAAAATGGTGTTTGCACCTGCCTGGCAATGGTTTCAATCTTAAGCCCATCACAATATAATTCTCTTTCTCGATATTCAAATCCCATAATTACACTCCTTTTTATTTCTTTTGACTCTTACGATAGATTTTCTCTGCTTGACGATTGATTTTTTTAAACTCTTTACTTTGCGGGAATTTATTTGCAATCTCCTCTATCTTTTCTTTTGACTTTTTTGCCCAGACTGTTTTGGAATGTTCCTTAATGATAGAAAGATATATTTCAGTTGCCTTTTTAAATTTATTAGATGCCTGGTAGCATTCTCCGATTTGGTAAATTGCCTCAACTTTATAGTCAGAGTGTTTATATTTTTTAAGCAATAGCCGATAATTATTTATCGCCTCATTCCATTGTTCTAATGCCTGATAGCATTTACCGATATTAAGTTGAGCCTCATCGGCATAATAAATCTTTGGATAATAGTCAATAAAATGTCGAAATTCAATAATGGCTAATTCATAATTTTTTTGGTCTTGATATGCCAGGGCACGGTCATAAAGTAATTTTGCTAATTGATTTTCCTGATATTGATACGGGGTAATATAAGGTTTAGCCTGACTACAACCAATGATAAAGAGCAAAAGAAATAAGATATTATTTATCATTTAATCAGCTCCTTTAGTAGATGCAAGTGCCTTTTTCATTTCGGTTATAAAATCTTTTGGTCCACGATAACCTACTACTTGATGAATTACCTGACTATCCGTATCCATAAA
This window of the bacterium genome carries:
- a CDS encoding tetratricopeptide repeat protein; amino-acid sequence: MINNILFLLLFIIGCSQAKPYITPYQYQENQLAKLLYDRALAYQDQKNYELAIIEFRHFIDYYPKIYYADEAQLNIGKCYQALEQWNEAINNYRLLLKKYKHSDYKVEAIYQIGECYQASNKFKKATEIYLSIIKEHSKTVWAKKSKEKIEEIANKFPQSKEFKKINRQAEKIYRKSQKK
- the lysA gene encoding diaminopimelate decarboxylase, whose protein sequence is MGFEYRERELYCDGLKIETIARQVQTPFYLYSYDVLTSNYEAYRQSFPNTLICYACKANANLAILNILAQKGAGADVVSGGELFKVLKAGIPPQKIVFNGNGKTREELEYAVENDLLMINVDSIEELSLLSQIASAKDKKVRIAIRVNPDINPLTHHYIATGLAKSKFGISNHMVKEVYLRASKSQNLEVAGIHCHIGSQITHCNLFLEGMHKVLKLARELKELNINIEYINLGGGLGIRYHDEDIHSIQDFGKMLLPEIANTNYKLILEPGRSIVGESGILVTKILHIKKGHNKHFIIVDAGMNDLIRPAFYKAYHKILPVIEDIEREGLTADIVGPICEEGDFFAHDRVLPKPTAGELLVILDVGAYGVTMSSNYNMRPKVAEVMVINGEYHIIRQRESYEDLISKEAILQI